The sequence below is a genomic window from Sphingomonas jaspsi DSM 18422.
TCGACGCCACGTCCTTCGAAGATCCGCTCGTCGAATCCCTCGAAGCGGCCGCACAGGATGATCGCGCCCTCTCCCGCCGCCAGTTCGCGCACGCGGGCCTGCGTTAGCGGCTTGCCGCGGGGGGTCATCGCCAGGATCGGGCGACCGTCAGCGACCGCATCGATCGCCGACGCCAGCACGTCGCAGCGCAGCACCATCCCCGCCCCGCCGCCCGCCGGCGTGTCATCGACCGTGCGGTGCTTGTCGATGGCGTGGTCACGGATGTTGCGCGCCTCCAGCGCCCATTTCCCCTCAGCCAACGCGCGCCCTGCCAGGCTTTGGCCGAGCGTACCCGGAAACATGTCGGGGTAGAGCGTAAGGACAGTAGCGCGGAACGTCATGGGCAGCGCCCCTAGCGGATGCGGAACATCTTCGCCATGCCCGGCATTGGGCGATGCATGGACAAACCCCTCGATTGCCTGGTGATTGGCGGCGGCCCGGCAGGGCTGACCGCGGCGATCTACCTGTCGCGGTATCATCTCGACATTTTGGTGGTCGACGGCGGCAAGAGCCGCTGCGCGTGGATCCCGGAAAGCCACAACCATGCCGGCTTCCCCGACGGCATCAACGGCAAGGAATTGCTCAACCGCATGCGCGAGCAGGCGCAGCGATATGGCACCAAGATCGCGGACGGACAGGTCACGCGGTTGGAGAAGCGCGACGACGGCCTCTTTGAGGCCGAATGGGGTTCCGGGCCGGTTGTCGCGAAAACCGTCCTGTTGGCGACCGGCGTCACAAACCGACGCCCGCCGATGGACACTGCGATCCACGACGAAGCGATGGCGGTCGGGCAAATCCGCTATTGCCCTATCTGCGACGGCTATGAAGTCACCGACAAGGCGGTCGGCATCATCGGCACCGGCCCGGGCGGCGCCGGCGAGGCGCGCTTCGTTCGAGGCTACACTGCCGACATCATGCTGATCGCTCCGGACGGTGCTCATGACCTGTCCGACGACGACCGCGCCTCGCTAACCGAAGCGGGGGTCAGGATCGTCGACGGACCCATCGACGTCATCGAACCCGGCGACGGCGAAATCAGCGTCACCCTTTGCGATGGCAGCAGGCACAATTTCGCCAGCATCTATCCGGCGCTAGGCAGCGACACCCATGTCAGCCTGGCAGAAATGCTGGGTTGCAAGCTCAGCAAGGACCGATGCATCGTCACCGACGATCATCAGCGGACCAGCGTTGAAGGTGCCTATGCGGCAGGCGATGTCGTCAAAGGCCTCGACCAGATAAGCCATGCCATGGGTGAAGGCGGCGTGGCATCGACCACCATCCGCAACGACTTGGCGAAGGTCGAACCGATCCGCCGTTAGGCGAGGAAGGCCGGGTCGAGGACGATCCGGGCAGCGACCAGGTCGGCGATGCCGTCGCGATACGGGATCAGGGCGCGCTTGCCGTCGGTCTTTTCGACTTCGAGCAGGTCGCCCGCGCCGAAATTCTCGACTCCCACAACCGAGCCCACCGTATTGTCTTGGCTGTCGAAGCAGGTCAGCCCGATAAGGTCGGCGTAATAATATTCGCCCTCTTCGAGCGGGGGCAGCGCGTCGCGATCGACCTCGACCAGCTGGCCGCGCAGAGCCTCTGCGGCTTCACGACTGGCGACCCCGTCGAAGCGGGCAATAGCGGTCTTTCCGCCGTCGCGGACGGACAGGAGCTTCTTGCCGCTGCCGCCAACGAATAGATTTTTGTGAGCGGCGAGGCTGTCGACGCTGTCCGCGAACAGCTTCAGACGAACCTCGCCCTTCACCCCATGGGCGCCGGCGACCGCCGCGAGCGCGACGCGCTGTGCTTCGGTCACCGGCTCCGACATGGGATTACTCGGCCTTTTCGCCTTCTTCGGCTTCGCCTTCGGCCGGAGCCTGGGCGCTTTCGCCGGTCACTTCAGCGGCATCGTCGCCGGCATCGGCGTTCGGCGTCGCTTCGTTGGTTTCGGCTTCGGCGGCCGGGGCCTCTTCAGCGGCAGGAGCCTCTTCAGCGGCAGCTTCTTCGGCAACCGGAGCTTCTTCGGCAACCGGAGCTTCTTCAGCAGCCGGCGCTTCTTCCGCCGGGGCAGCAGCAGCTTCGGCGGCTTCCGCTTCGGCGGCGGCCTTGGCTTCTTCGGCTTCCGCCAGCTTCGAGGCCTTTTCTTC
It includes:
- the trmD gene encoding tRNA (guanosine(37)-N1)-methyltransferase TrmD; this translates as MTFRATVLTLYPDMFPGTLGQSLAGRALAEGKWALEARNIRDHAIDKHRTVDDTPAGGGAGMVLRCDVLASAIDAVADGRPILAMTPRGKPLTQARVRELAAGEGAIILCGRFEGFDERIFEGRGVEEVSIGDYILSGGELGAMVLLDACVRLLDGVMGAPTSGEEESFESGLLEYPHYTRPVDWEGRTIPEVLRSGDHAKIAAWRHARAVEDTRLRRPDLLERHGGATRSSPSGARHEDWEDE
- a CDS encoding NAD(P)/FAD-dependent oxidoreductase, whose amino-acid sequence is MDKPLDCLVIGGGPAGLTAAIYLSRYHLDILVVDGGKSRCAWIPESHNHAGFPDGINGKELLNRMREQAQRYGTKIADGQVTRLEKRDDGLFEAEWGSGPVVAKTVLLATGVTNRRPPMDTAIHDEAMAVGQIRYCPICDGYEVTDKAVGIIGTGPGGAGEARFVRGYTADIMLIAPDGAHDLSDDDRASLTEAGVRIVDGPIDVIEPGDGEISVTLCDGSRHNFASIYPALGSDTHVSLAEMLGCKLSKDRCIVTDDHQRTSVEGAYAAGDVVKGLDQISHAMGEGGVASTTIRNDLAKVEPIRR
- the rimM gene encoding ribosome maturation factor RimM (Essential for efficient processing of 16S rRNA) produces the protein MSEPVTEAQRVALAAVAGAHGVKGEVRLKLFADSVDSLAAHKNLFVGGSGKKLLSVRDGGKTAIARFDGVASREAAEALRGQLVEVDRDALPPLEEGEYYYADLIGLTCFDSQDNTVGSVVGVENFGAGDLLEVEKTDGKRALIPYRDGIADLVAARIVLDPAFLA